A portion of the Sulfurospirillum diekertiae genome contains these proteins:
- a CDS encoding formate dehydrogenase subunit alpha: MAAIAGAFGATAGFASEKVTRAATEEEVKNPYPGSKLVKTICNVCSVGCGVVAEVHNGVWVRQEVAQDHPLSLGGHCCKGAGMIDMIRSDVRVKYPMEKVGGQWKRISWEDAYTKIGTQLKAIREKHGPDAAMFLGSAKMSNEQAYYLRKFAAFYGTNNIDHQARLCHSSTVTGVANTFGYGAMTNQLGDIQNSKAVLIMGANPAVAHPVGFQHFLKAKERNNTKLIVVEPRFTKTAAKADMYVRLRSGTDIAFIYGMIHLILKNGWEDKKYLQDRVYGYEDVFKESEKWTPDVVSKVTGVSEEELYQVTKTFASTKPGCLVWTMGWTQHSVGTGNTRVGPILQMILGNMGVEGGGCNILRGHDNVQGASDMGCSSETLPGYYGLAEPAWKHFANVWKVEPEYIKGRFKNAEMMTKNGFTLARWSEGVMKNDAIYNGGTDLKALVVMGCGITSTAQLQEVKKGLDNIELLVITDPFINDAAILTDRKDNLFILPVATQFETSGSVTATGRNVQWRSKVVEPQYECKTDHDIMFEFAKRLGFYDEYTKALGDGKGKFEWPEDATREIARGIRSIGMGGHTPERLKKHQENWHMFEEVSIAGMGPMKGEYYGLPWPCWNETHSGSPILYNVNKPVSDGGMGFRLNWGVEKDGVTLLAGEGSAPKGSAITKGHGPLTLEMLEKAGATFSEEEKAIVAGKNFATDLSGILIKKGLALGLTPYGNGKARAKAWNFPDQIPLHREPIHSPSQEMIKAYPTYPDKKDHFRVDTKYISAQTRQDYTKEFPLIMITGRLVTHSGAGAETRASKYLSKLNPEMFVDIHPNTALNLGIRNGEMVWVYGVEGTRIHVKAKFSQTVDEKTIFMPFHYMGKFQGKDLSANYPTGTKPYATGESANTVVGYGYDIMTQIPETKTGLCRIEKA, encoded by the coding sequence ATGGCAGCGATTGCGGGTGCTTTTGGCGCAACGGCTGGATTTGCCAGTGAAAAAGTAACGCGTGCTGCCACAGAAGAAGAGGTTAAAAATCCTTACCCTGGTTCTAAATTGGTTAAAACAATTTGTAACGTCTGCTCAGTCGGTTGTGGCGTTGTAGCTGAGGTTCACAATGGTGTATGGGTTCGTCAAGAAGTGGCACAAGATCATCCACTCAGCCTTGGTGGTCACTGCTGCAAAGGTGCGGGCATGATCGATATGATTCGCTCCGACGTACGTGTCAAATACCCAATGGAAAAAGTGGGTGGTCAATGGAAACGTATCTCTTGGGAAGATGCTTACACGAAAATTGGCACACAACTAAAAGCCATTCGCGAAAAACACGGCCCTGATGCGGCGATGTTCTTGGGTTCTGCCAAAATGAGCAATGAGCAAGCGTACTATCTTCGTAAATTTGCTGCATTTTACGGTACAAACAACATCGATCACCAAGCAAGGCTTTGCCACAGTTCCACCGTAACGGGAGTTGCGAACACGTTTGGTTATGGTGCGATGACCAACCAACTAGGAGACATTCAAAACTCTAAAGCGGTTCTCATCATGGGTGCAAACCCTGCCGTTGCGCATCCTGTTGGTTTCCAACATTTCTTAAAAGCCAAAGAGCGAAACAACACAAAGTTGATTGTTGTTGAACCGCGCTTTACCAAAACAGCGGCGAAAGCAGATATGTACGTGCGTTTACGTTCTGGTACGGACATTGCGTTTATCTACGGCATGATTCACCTCATTTTGAAAAACGGTTGGGAAGATAAAAAATATTTGCAAGACCGCGTGTATGGCTACGAAGATGTTTTCAAAGAATCTGAGAAATGGACACCGGATGTCGTTTCCAAAGTGACAGGCGTGAGCGAAGAAGAGCTTTACCAAGTGACTAAAACATTTGCAAGTACCAAACCAGGCTGTTTAGTCTGGACGATGGGTTGGACACAACACAGCGTTGGCACGGGAAATACTCGTGTAGGACCAATCTTGCAGATGATTTTGGGCAATATGGGTGTTGAAGGCGGCGGTTGTAACATTCTTCGTGGTCATGACAACGTTCAAGGCGCATCCGATATGGGCTGTTCTTCTGAGACATTACCAGGGTATTATGGATTGGCTGAACCAGCATGGAAACACTTTGCCAACGTCTGGAAAGTCGAGCCTGAGTATATTAAAGGTCGTTTCAAAAATGCTGAGATGATGACTAAAAATGGCTTTACGTTGGCGCGTTGGTCTGAGGGTGTCATGAAAAATGATGCGATTTACAATGGTGGAACCGATCTTAAAGCCCTTGTGGTTATGGGCTGTGGCATTACCTCTACCGCGCAACTTCAAGAGGTCAAAAAAGGACTCGATAACATCGAACTTCTTGTTATCACAGATCCTTTTATCAATGATGCGGCAATTTTGACCGATAGAAAAGATAATTTATTTATTCTCCCTGTGGCAACTCAGTTTGAAACCAGTGGTTCCGTAACCGCAACAGGAAGAAACGTCCAATGGCGAAGTAAAGTCGTTGAACCTCAGTATGAGTGTAAAACAGACCATGACATTATGTTTGAGTTTGCGAAACGTTTAGGCTTTTACGATGAATACACCAAAGCCTTAGGCGATGGTAAAGGTAAATTTGAATGGCCAGAAGATGCAACACGTGAGATTGCACGTGGTATTCGCTCCATCGGTATGGGCGGACATACACCGGAGCGTCTTAAAAAACACCAAGAGAATTGGCATATGTTTGAAGAGGTCAGCATCGCTGGAATGGGACCAATGAAAGGCGAATACTACGGACTTCCATGGCCATGTTGGAATGAAACCCACAGCGGTAGCCCGATTTTGTATAACGTGAACAAACCAGTCTCCGATGGCGGTATGGGATTCCGTCTGAATTGGGGTGTGGAAAAAGATGGCGTCACTCTTCTTGCAGGTGAGGGCAGTGCGCCAAAAGGTTCTGCGATTACGAAAGGTCATGGTCCATTAACTCTTGAAATGCTTGAAAAGGCAGGTGCAACGTTTAGCGAAGAAGAAAAAGCGATCGTTGCAGGTAAAAACTTTGCGACCGATTTGAGTGGAATCCTCATCAAAAAAGGTCTTGCTTTAGGGTTAACACCGTACGGCAATGGCAAAGCAAGAGCCAAAGCGTGGAATTTCCCAGATCAAATCCCTCTTCACAGAGAGCCTATTCACTCACCAAGCCAAGAGATGATCAAAGCATATCCGACCTATCCTGATAAAAAAGATCACTTTAGGGTTGATACAAAATACATCTCCGCACAAACCAGACAAGATTACACGAAAGAGTTCCCACTCATTATGATTACAGGTCGTTTGGTCACACACAGTGGAGCGGGAGCAGAAACAAGAGCTTCTAAATACCTCTCAAAACTCAATCCTGAAATGTTTGTGGATATTCATCCTAACACAGCACTCAATCTAGGCATTCGTAACGGTGAGATGGTATGGGTTTATGGTGTTGAGGGAACACGCATTCATGTGAAAGCGAAATTCTCACAAACGGTGGATGAAAAAACCATTTTTATGCCATTCCACTATATGGGTAAATTCCAAGGTAAAGATCTAAGTGCAAACTATCCAACAGGTACAAAACCTTACGCAACAGGCGAGTCGGCTAACACCGTGGTTGGTTACGGCTATGACATTATGACGCAAATTCCCGAGACAAAAACGGGTCTATGCCGCATCGAAAAAGCGTAG
- a CDS encoding TonB-dependent receptor plug domain-containing protein, whose product MKYNVGLALSLITASVLMGETFELGKIEVSESKDISANQTTEFVDAQTIKDTESKTVAQALENIPGTYIQQTGARNDTGIRIRGFNQSRVPIYVDGIPVYVPYDKTTDLSRFTTYDIDEIDVSKGYVSPMYGANTMGGAVNLITKKPTKEFEGEVGAGVFSGNGQEEYLTMGTNQGKYYGLISVSNYERDYFKLSNDYTANGYENGGRRENSDSQDRKINIKVGYTPNDTDEYAFNYIAQRGEKGQPYFASDITAPVAMATNRHWYWPDWDKTSYYFLTKTALNDAIMLKTRWYRDEFYNKINWYNNLPSTSSKITEVTEYDDYTLGGNAELDFKLTEAQMLKLSVTQKKDYHKDIDSATPGVDIKAEGTTTSYGLEYSLKVTDQLTWVTGASYDENKIDKAEYRSGSSIKEFPKYDTDAFNPETALYYKLSDATTLYGSIAKKSNMPTLKDRYSTKLGTYVPNSDLKAERSINYEVGIDQKLTDAHVAHVALFLSESDDYIASVNVPNVVGVCTGGKCKQSQNIGKEEHKGVEVSLDSFWAEYVSSSVSYTYIDADIKDNPANPYVTDIPKHSFAGRLKYSPIAMVDIIPQVRYESERYVSNDYRYGDYQTKDFFLMDLKVAYRPVKALELAVGVKNIFDKDYFYSYGYPQEGRSYYANARYSF is encoded by the coding sequence ATGAAATACAACGTCGGCTTGGCACTTTCATTGATCACCGCATCTGTGTTGATGGGTGAGACATTTGAACTGGGCAAAATTGAGGTAAGTGAATCAAAAGATATTAGTGCAAATCAGACGACAGAATTTGTAGATGCACAAACAATAAAAGATACAGAGAGTAAAACAGTTGCTCAAGCATTGGAAAACATTCCAGGTACGTATATTCAGCAAACAGGTGCACGAAATGATACGGGTATTCGTATCCGAGGCTTTAATCAAAGTCGTGTGCCTATCTATGTCGATGGTATCCCTGTTTATGTCCCTTACGATAAAACAACGGATTTAAGTCGTTTCACAACCTATGATATTGATGAGATTGATGTATCCAAAGGCTATGTTTCTCCAATGTATGGGGCAAATACAATGGGTGGAGCTGTTAATCTTATCACCAAAAAACCAACGAAAGAGTTTGAAGGCGAAGTGGGTGCGGGTGTTTTTAGCGGTAATGGGCAAGAAGAGTATTTAACCATGGGAACCAATCAAGGGAAATATTATGGGTTGATCTCTGTTTCAAATTACGAAAGAGATTATTTTAAATTATCAAATGATTATACTGCCAATGGGTATGAAAATGGCGGTAGACGAGAAAACTCAGATTCACAAGATCGAAAAATCAATATTAAAGTCGGTTATACGCCTAACGATACGGATGAATATGCTTTTAATTATATTGCACAACGAGGAGAAAAAGGGCAACCCTATTTTGCTAGCGATATAACGGCACCCGTTGCCATGGCAACAAATAGACATTGGTATTGGCCAGACTGGGACAAAACCAGTTATTATTTTCTGACAAAAACTGCACTCAATGATGCAATTATGTTAAAGACACGTTGGTACAGAGATGAGTTTTATAATAAGATAAATTGGTACAATAATTTGCCTTCAACAAGCTCTAAAATAACGGAAGTAACGGAGTATGATGATTATACATTAGGTGGTAATGCTGAGTTAGATTTTAAGTTAACAGAAGCCCAAATGTTAAAATTATCGGTTACGCAAAAAAAAGATTATCATAAAGACATTGATTCTGCTACACCAGGTGTTGATATAAAAGCTGAGGGAACAACAACTTCTTATGGACTCGAATATTCATTAAAAGTGACTGATCAACTTACATGGGTTACGGGCGCTTCTTATGATGAAAATAAAATTGATAAAGCAGAATATCGCAGTGGTAGTTCCATTAAAGAGTTTCCAAAGTATGATACGGATGCGTTCAATCCAGAAACAGCACTTTACTATAAGCTAAGTGATGCGACGACTCTCTATGGAAGTATTGCTAAAAAAAGCAATATGCCTACATTAAAAGATAGATACTCTACTAAGCTGGGTACGTATGTTCCCAATTCCGATTTAAAAGCGGAACGATCTATTAATTATGAAGTGGGTATTGACCAAAAATTAACAGATGCACACGTGGCGCATGTAGCTCTTTTCTTATCCGAATCGGATGATTATATCGCTTCCGTGAATGTTCCAAATGTCGTAGGCGTTTGCACAGGTGGTAAATGCAAGCAAAGTCAAAATATAGGGAAAGAAGAGCATAAAGGCGTTGAAGTCTCTTTAGACTCTTTTTGGGCTGAGTACGTAAGCAGTAGTGTATCGTATACCTATATTGATGCTGATATTAAAGATAATCCAGCCAATCCCTATGTGACGGATATACCAAAACATAGTTTTGCAGGACGTTTAAAATATTCTCCAATCGCCATGGTCGATATTATTCCTCAAGTACGTTATGAGAGTGAGCGCTATGTGAGCAATGATTACCGATATGGTGATTATCAAACCAAAGATTTTTTCTTAATGGATTTGAAAGTTGCTTATCGCCCAGTCAAAGCACTTGAACTCGCAGTTGGTGTTAAAAATATCTTTGATAAAGACTACTTCTATAGCTACGGTTATCCTCAAGAAGGTCGAAGTTACTACGCTAATGCACGCTATAGCTTCTAA
- a CDS encoding twin-arginine translocation signal domain-containing protein produces the protein MNESRRGFVAKAALVGAVAAVGVVGVQASSSSSKGSNGVVVGKSKKKEITYKKTQAWEDYYKSAL, from the coding sequence ATGAATGAGAGCAGACGTGGCTTTGTTGCAAAAGCTGCACTTGTGGGTGCTGTCGCTGCCGTTGGCGTAGTGGGCGTACAAGCAAGTTCTTCTAGTTCAAAAGGTTCAAATGGCGTTGTTGTAGGTAAATCTAAAAAGAAAGAGATTACTTATAAGAAAACACAAGCATGGGAAGATTATTACAAATCTGCCCTATAA
- a CDS encoding twin-arginine translocation signal domain-containing protein, with protein MTKMRRSFLKTAVLGSAVAAIGVSPLISAEKAPIASGGVVVGKSKKREITYKKNASMGRLL; from the coding sequence ATGACAAAGATGCGTCGCAGTTTTCTCAAAACTGCTGTGCTAGGCTCAGCTGTGGCAGCCATAGGTGTTTCACCATTGATTTCAGCTGAAAAAGCGCCCATCGCTTCAGGTGGTGTTGTCGTAGGTAAATCTAAAAAAAGAGAGATTACTTACAAAAAAAACGCAAGCATGGGAAGACTATTATAA
- a CDS encoding FecCD family ABC transporter permease, giving the protein MKNSLLFSMIIVALGASLLISLALGRYEIDLRTLGQLLLWKFFTIGSAPNEVALLSNIVFDIRLPRILAVVLVGAALSVSGGAFQAMFVNPLVSPGILGVLAGASFGAALGIMISDSWFGVQLFFFRFWFVAVLVALGVAKIYGRSGSQTILLVLGGVISSSLFSALLSTVKYVADPYNKLPTIVYWLMGSFSAVDMKMVANVAFPLLISTIMLCLMGKYLNVLSLGDDDAKALGVRVTWVRNGAILLATLLSTLTVVVAGMIGWVGLIIPHIARFLVGADNRILLPMCALLGATFLVIVDTLCRTSMSVEIPIGIATSLIGIPIFVLALRNAKKGFA; this is encoded by the coding sequence ATGAAAAACTCGCTTCTTTTTAGCATGATTATTGTGGCACTAGGTGCGAGTCTGCTTATTTCTTTGGCTTTGGGACGTTATGAAATTGATCTTAGAACATTAGGGCAACTTCTTTTATGGAAATTTTTTACCATAGGTAGTGCGCCTAACGAAGTAGCACTACTTTCAAATATCGTTTTTGACATACGCTTACCACGTATCTTAGCCGTTGTACTTGTGGGAGCAGCGTTATCGGTTTCAGGTGGAGCATTTCAAGCAATGTTTGTGAATCCTCTGGTCTCTCCTGGAATTTTAGGCGTGCTTGCGGGTGCCTCTTTTGGAGCAGCTCTGGGTATTATGATTTCTGATAGTTGGTTTGGGGTGCAACTTTTTTTCTTTCGTTTTTGGTTTGTGGCTGTTTTAGTGGCACTTGGCGTGGCAAAGATTTATGGTCGAAGTGGTTCACAGACCATTCTTTTAGTCTTAGGTGGTGTCATCTCTAGCTCACTTTTCTCTGCACTGCTTTCTACGGTGAAATATGTTGCCGACCCTTACAATAAACTTCCGACCATTGTTTACTGGCTGATGGGCTCTTTCAGTGCGGTAGATATGAAGATGGTTGCAAATGTCGCTTTCCCACTTCTGATAAGTACGATTATGCTCTGCTTGATGGGCAAATACCTGAACGTTTTAAGTCTTGGTGATGATGATGCCAAAGCTTTGGGTGTACGCGTTACATGGGTACGCAATGGTGCGATTTTATTGGCAACTCTTTTAAGTACCTTAACGGTTGTTGTCGCAGGGATGATTGGTTGGGTAGGGCTTATTATTCCCCATATTGCACGTTTTTTAGTCGGTGCGGATAACCGCATTTTACTTCCAATGTGTGCGCTGTTAGGTGCGACATTTTTAGTCATTGTCGATACGTTGTGTCGTACGTCTATGAGTGTTGAAATTCCCATTGGTATTGCAACATCACTCATTGGTATTCCTATTTTTGTTTTGGCGCTTCGTAATGCTAAAAAAGGGTTCGCATGA
- a CDS encoding ABC transporter substrate-binding protein → MKKIVWALLCLLLSLSAREIVDMGGKKVEIPDVITKVFGTSPPSTYMIYTIDSSLIVGLNFNHARGNNESSNMLDPRFMALPVVGGLQGGGNSMNRETLLSLHPDVVFLWNNDASSQLAQYLFESSKIPSIDVDLESVESLPKAYLFFGEVLGKEQRAKILSDYATKALEKTKEVVKTNAATRPVVYYAEGADGLATECDQSFHYEAIKFAGGINPHLCTTKSGMGLEKVSLEQVILYNPDIIVAQEREFVEKVKSDARWNSIKAVREGKIFLVPKVPFNWIDRPPSFMRLLGVRWLTHILYNTPNSEQFTQEMREFYKLFLNIDLNDTQLHHILGRV, encoded by the coding sequence ATGAAAAAAATAGTGTGGGCACTTTTGTGTTTACTATTAAGCCTAAGTGCGCGTGAAATTGTCGACATGGGTGGTAAAAAAGTTGAAATTCCCGATGTCATTACCAAAGTGTTTGGTACGTCACCGCCTTCAACTTACATGATCTATACGATTGATTCTTCACTAATTGTAGGGCTTAACTTTAACCATGCCCGTGGGAATAATGAGTCTTCCAATATGCTTGATCCTCGCTTTATGGCACTTCCTGTCGTAGGCGGTCTTCAAGGTGGAGGGAACAGCATGAACCGTGAAACCTTGCTCTCGTTGCATCCCGATGTTGTCTTTTTGTGGAATAACGATGCTTCTAGCCAATTGGCACAGTATCTCTTTGAGAGTAGCAAAATTCCAAGCATTGATGTTGATCTTGAAAGTGTAGAGAGTTTACCGAAAGCCTATCTCTTCTTTGGGGAGGTTTTAGGCAAAGAGCAACGAGCGAAGATACTCTCAGACTATGCAACAAAAGCACTTGAAAAAACAAAAGAGGTTGTCAAGACCAATGCCGCTACACGCCCTGTTGTCTATTACGCAGAGGGTGCGGATGGACTTGCTACGGAGTGTGATCAATCATTTCACTATGAAGCGATCAAATTTGCAGGGGGTATTAATCCCCATTTATGTACCACGAAAAGTGGTATGGGGCTTGAAAAAGTCTCTTTAGAACAGGTGATTTTGTATAACCCTGACATCATTGTGGCGCAAGAGCGAGAATTTGTGGAAAAAGTTAAAAGCGATGCAAGGTGGAACTCCATCAAAGCGGTTCGTGAGGGCAAGATCTTTTTAGTGCCCAAAGTGCCATTTAACTGGATCGACCGACCACCCTCATTTATGCGTCTTTTAGGGGTAAGATGGCTGACACATATCCTTTACAATACACCAAATTCAGAGCAATTTACACAAGAGATGCGTGAATTTTACAAACTCTTTTTAAACATTGATCTAAACGATACACAGCTTCATCACATTTTGGGGCGTGTATGA
- a CDS encoding TorD/DmsD family molecular chaperone: MINKESVNKARSLYYGFLSKIFVFTTSLDRYKGVSEALDVMIENPIDENSAEALKEIKAFLTEKGQNALIQEYDDVFHNPAYKVVRNTASYYDEGVESGHQRVAVKNFLAKTKIRRDEANFKENEDSVGFIFTFMHELIELIMHGGKEYENIQHCLFTEVINPFMDEFIINVYEHPMSKAYQSIAIVLNAFMAFERMYFEVAKPPLKEKVRVQKPVEVISGAEARRRAENKAKKMAGLEAKVERTLRK; encoded by the coding sequence GTGATAAATAAAGAATCTGTTAATAAAGCCCGCTCACTCTACTATGGCTTCTTGAGCAAAATATTTGTTTTTACAACAAGTTTGGATCGTTACAAAGGTGTTTCAGAAGCACTTGATGTAATGATTGAAAATCCTATTGATGAAAATTCAGCAGAAGCACTCAAAGAAATTAAAGCATTTTTAACTGAAAAAGGTCAAAATGCACTGATTCAAGAGTACGATGATGTCTTCCATAATCCCGCCTACAAAGTCGTTCGCAATACCGCTTCCTATTACGATGAAGGTGTTGAGAGTGGACATCAACGCGTAGCTGTTAAAAATTTCTTAGCCAAAACCAAAATCAGACGCGATGAAGCTAATTTCAAAGAGAATGAAGACAGTGTTGGATTTATCTTTACCTTTATGCATGAACTCATTGAGCTCATTATGCATGGTGGAAAAGAGTATGAAAACATCCAACATTGCCTTTTTACGGAAGTTATAAACCCTTTTATGGATGAGTTTATTATCAACGTTTATGAACATCCAATGTCCAAAGCTTACCAATCTATTGCGATTGTGCTTAACGCATTTATGGCGTTTGAGCGTATGTATTTTGAAGTGGCAAAACCACCTCTTAAAGAAAAAGTTAGAGTTCAAAAACCTGTCGAAGTGATTTCGGGGGCAGAAGCAAGACGAAGAGCGGAAAATAAAGCTAAAAAGATGGCAGGGCTGGAAGCAAAAGTAGAGCGTACCCTACGCAAGTAA
- a CDS encoding formate dehydrogenase subunit gamma, protein MIIPTGFIIVFGDFFGGGTFCKKWQKNLHGIFTIPFTIVVIPMALMWLKEALFNMDDVKWFMILGGYLSKEKKPILAGKFNAGQKMWYWVAILGGITMILSGAFMFFLDFKMQMLHDLTGLSQIDMLRAAAIIHNVMGFAIVAMFITHVYMSMFAIKGAVHSIITGYVEEEEVKILHSTWYKKLRDQGKF, encoded by the coding sequence GTGATTATACCCACAGGATTCATTATCGTTTTCGGTGACTTCTTTGGTGGTGGAACCTTTTGTAAGAAATGGCAAAAGAACCTCCATGGTATCTTTACCATACCTTTCACTATTGTCGTCATTCCTATGGCTCTGATGTGGCTTAAAGAAGCACTCTTTAACATGGATGATGTCAAATGGTTTATGATCCTAGGAGGTTACCTCTCTAAAGAGAAAAAACCCATCCTAGCAGGGAAGTTTAATGCTGGTCAAAAGATGTGGTACTGGGTAGCAATACTTGGTGGTATTACCATGATCTTAAGTGGTGCATTCATGTTCTTCCTAGACTTTAAAATGCAAATGTTGCATGATCTCACAGGTCTATCTCAAATAGATATGTTAAGAGCAGCAGCGATTATCCATAATGTGATGGGCTTTGCAATCGTTGCAATGTTTATCACCCATGTGTATATGTCCATGTTTGCTATTAAAGGAGCAGTGCATAGTATTATTACTGGGTATGTTGAAGAAGAAGAAGTCAAGATTCTTCATAGTACATGGTATAAGAAACTGAGAGATCAGGGTAAGTTTTAA
- a CDS encoding ABC transporter ATP-binding protein, with amino-acid sequence MSFYQAKNLFFSYNNKPVLQGVNLAIEKGSIVSLLGPNGTGKSTLMKLFLGLLTPKSGEVILKGKALQSYSIKERAYHVSYVPQSTQVAFAFFALDIVLMGRIAFETWFKKPSQADIQLAREAMDRLGILHLEKRTFQTLSGGEKQLVLIARSLAQGAKILVMDEPVSGLDYGNQLRLLETIMNLSQEGYTFLKSTHFPEHALMLGGYTYALKDGHILAHGLTCKTITQELINELYHTNIELKQTACGYPVCIPSFIHTKH; translated from the coding sequence ATGAGTTTTTATCAAGCCAAAAATCTCTTCTTCTCTTACAATAATAAGCCTGTTTTGCAAGGGGTTAATCTTGCCATTGAAAAAGGTAGTATTGTCTCTCTTTTAGGTCCGAATGGAACGGGGAAAAGTACGTTGATGAAACTTTTTTTGGGACTTTTGACCCCTAAAAGTGGTGAAGTGATCTTAAAAGGTAAAGCATTACAGAGTTATTCCATCAAAGAACGCGCTTACCATGTAAGCTATGTTCCGCAAAGCACACAAGTGGCATTTGCATTTTTTGCGCTGGACATTGTCCTTATGGGTCGCATTGCTTTTGAGACATGGTTTAAAAAGCCAAGTCAGGCTGATATCCAATTAGCACGTGAGGCGATGGATCGGCTGGGTATTTTGCATTTGGAAAAGCGTACCTTTCAAACGCTGAGTGGAGGGGAAAAACAGTTGGTTCTAATCGCACGCTCTTTAGCGCAAGGTGCAAAAATCTTAGTGATGGACGAGCCTGTTTCGGGATTAGACTATGGCAATCAGCTACGCCTTTTAGAGACGATTATGAACCTCTCTCAGGAAGGCTATACGTTTTTAAAATCAACCCATTTCCCTGAACATGCTTTAATGCTCGGTGGTTATACCTATGCCCTAAAAGACGGGCATATCTTAGCGCATGGGCTTACATGTAAAACGATTACACAAGAGCTGATTAACGAACTTTACCATACGAATATTGAGCTCAAACAGACAGCGTGTGGTTATCCCGTCTGCATCCCTTCATTTATTCATACGAAACACTAG
- a CDS encoding LLM class flavin-dependent oxidoreductase → MKWGIFCLFERFNVNANQAIENQLKLIELVDAMRFDEVWLGEHHFNDFSICPSPSLLLAYTTARTKYVRLGCAGFLAPFYDAIRLAEEVATLDHLSQGRINLGFAKGAFAPDSKHFNVTVENLRPMMFECVDAVTQLLHVKDQPVGFEGKFIHFSEVDIEPKPFQAKIPTYIATFASDETIAFAAKKGFGLMLSQGVDLDECARVSQAYEAIAGFKPQIVLLRTFYVAKSDEEAAYKARPAIDHFAKSMRAASSFHKSPHFDQSRYKQLIAERSTFFDGQKFFDCGIIGDAKTCIAKIKAIQACLENVTITLKPLGVDLFENITLLRTFNEAVRPYCDEKKEWE, encoded by the coding sequence ATGAAATGGGGAATTTTTTGCCTCTTTGAGCGCTTTAATGTGAATGCCAACCAAGCGATTGAAAATCAGCTCAAACTGATTGAACTGGTCGATGCGATGCGATTTGATGAAGTTTGGCTGGGGGAACACCACTTTAATGATTTTAGTATTTGTCCTTCTCCGTCACTTCTTTTAGCGTACACTACGGCACGAACGAAGTATGTGAGGCTGGGATGTGCTGGTTTTTTAGCCCCCTTTTATGATGCTATTCGCTTAGCGGAAGAGGTTGCAACGCTAGATCACTTAAGTCAAGGTAGAATCAACCTAGGCTTTGCCAAAGGCGCTTTTGCACCCGATTCAAAGCATTTTAATGTCACAGTAGAAAACCTGCGCCCGATGATGTTTGAGTGTGTGGATGCTGTTACACAGCTTTTACATGTAAAGGATCAACCCGTTGGTTTTGAGGGTAAATTTATTCATTTTTCAGAAGTTGATATCGAGCCAAAACCGTTTCAAGCGAAGATTCCCACGTACATTGCAACGTTTGCCTCAGATGAAACCATCGCCTTTGCTGCCAAAAAAGGTTTTGGGCTGATGCTTTCGCAAGGGGTTGATTTAGACGAATGTGCACGTGTAAGCCAAGCATATGAAGCTATTGCTGGTTTTAAACCGCAGATCGTACTTTTGCGGACATTTTATGTTGCTAAAAGTGATGAAGAAGCAGCTTATAAAGCACGTCCTGCGATTGACCATTTTGCGAAGTCAATGCGTGCGGCCTCTTCATTTCATAAATCACCCCATTTTGATCAAAGCAGATACAAACAGCTTATAGCTGAGAGGAGTACCTTTTTTGATGGGCAGAAATTTTTTGATTGTGGCATTATCGGCGATGCAAAAACATGTATTGCTAAAATCAAAGCCATTCAAGCATGTTTAGAAAATGTCACGATAACGCTTAAACCACTTGGTGTTGATCTTTTTGAAAACATAACGCTTTTACGAACATTCAATGAAGCGGTACGCCCTTATTGCGATGAAAAAAAGGAATGGGAATGA